One Capsicum annuum cultivar UCD-10X-F1 chromosome 2, UCD10Xv1.1, whole genome shotgun sequence genomic window carries:
- the LOC107860457 gene encoding folate transporter 1, chloroplastic isoform X1 codes for MKKMAALLSADWQWENATAGATAGLATVTFSHPLDVVRTRFQVYDGRISNVPAYRNTPHALFAIARTEGLRGLYGGFYPAVLGSTISWGLYFFFYSKAKQRYLRNREELSPGLHLASAAEAGALVCFCTNPIWLVKTRLQLQTPNQIRPYTGFHDALRTIFKDEGWRALYKGLMPSLFLVTHGAIQFTAYEELRKVLVSLKAQENENPLATAADLLDSVDYATLGASSKLVAVLTTYPFQVVRSRLQQRPSTTGVPRYMDSWHVVKETARFEGIRGFYRGITANVLKNAPAASITFIVYENVLNMLKFSRREH; via the exons ATGAAAAAGATGGCAGCTTTGCTGTCGGCAGACTGGCAATGGGAAAATGCCACAGCCGGTGCCACCGCGGGCCTCGCCACTGTCACTTTTTCTCATCCCCTTGACGTTGTTCGTACCAGGTTCCAAG TTTATGATGGAAGAATCTCGAACGTCCCAGCTTATAGGAACACTCCTCATGCTTTGTTTGCCATTGCTCGAACTGAG GGCCTTAGAGGACTTTATGGTGGCTTTTACCCTGCTGTTCTTGGGTCAACTATTTCATGGGGTTTGTATTTTTTCTT TTATAGCAAGGCTAAGCAAAGGTATCTAAGAAACAGAGAGGAGCTGAGTCCAGGCCTTCACCTTGCTTCAGCTGCAGAAGCAGGAGCGCTG GTCTGTTTTTGCACCAACCCTATTTGGCTTGTGAAAACAAGATTGCAACTTCAGACTCCTAATCAGATTCGTCCATACACCGGGTTTCATG ATGCTTTAAGAACCATATTCAAAGATGAAGGATGGAGGGCACTTTACAAGGGGCTTATGCCAAGCCTATTTTTG GTTACACATGGTGCTATTCAGTTCACGGCATATGAGGAACTTCGCAAAGTTCTTGTTAGCTTGAAAGCTCAGGAAAATGAAAATCCTCTTGCTACAGCTGCTGACTTGTTG GATTCAGTTGACTATGCAACACTTGGAGCTTCTTCTAAGCTGGTAGCCGTTCTTACAACATATCCATTTCAG GTTGTGCGATCCCGATTGCAG CAACGACCAAGTACAACTGGAGTTCCGAGATACATGGATAGCTGGCATGTTGTGAAGGAAACTGCAAG GTTTGAGGGCATACGAGGCTTCTACAGAGGTATCACAGCAAACGTGCTGAAAAATGCGCCTGCAGCTTCGATTACGTTCATTGTCTATGAGAATGTCCTAAACATGCTAAAATTTTCTAGGAGAGAGCATTAG
- the LOC124885256 gene encoding pentatricopeptide repeat-containing protein At1g06143, translating to MLTKNSILSIMNQLKICSSRKQLESLYSLMLKNGATKDCFLMNQFIATCSKLNNQDFASLAFSYMENPNVFVYNALIRAFVHCHSPVKALLLYIDMLRTQNVPTSYTFSSVIKGCTLMCGLRLGECVHGQIWGYGFGSHVFVQTGLIDFYSNLGRVNLARLVFDEMPERDNFAWAAMVSAHASAGDLGSARSLFDEMPEKITAACNAMINGYARAGDVGSAEQLFKEMSRKDLIAWTTMINCYCQNRKYELAIEVFYDMKSNLITPDEVTMTTVISACAHLGVLDQGKEMHLYVMQNGFDLGVHIGSALIDMYAKCGSLERSLLVFYKLREKNLFCWNSVIDGLALHGYAEEALALFSRMVKEKVKPNGITFVSVLTACTHAGLAEKGRKTFLSMTQEYDIVPETEHYGCMVDLLCKAGLLEEALEIIRSMRVEPNAVIWGALLGGCKLHKNLEIAQVAVKNLSVLEPNNSAYYTLLVNMYANANRWSEVARIRVFLRELGVGKEYPGSSWIEIEKKIHQFAACDNYHHSSQEIYSLLDGLDGQLKLAGQVQEFEFVF from the coding sequence ATGTTAACAAAGAACAGTATCCTTTCTATTATGAACCAATTGAAAATATGTTCAAGTAGAAAGCAGTTGGAATCCCTATACTCTTTGATGTTAAAGAATGGTGCAACCAAAGATTGTTTCTTGATGAACCAATTCATTGCTACGTGTTCTAAACTTAATAACCAAGATTTTGCATCCCTTGCATTTTCCTACATGGAAAATCCCAATGTGTTCGTTTACAACGCGTTAATAAGAGCTTTTGTTCATTGTCATAGCCCAGTTAAAGCATTGCTGTTGTATATAGACATGTTAAGAACTCAAAATGTTCCAACTAGCTATACATTTTCGTCGGTAATTAAGGGTTGTACGTTGATGTGTGGTCTGAGATTAGGGGAATGTGTACATGGACAGATTTGGGGATATGGGTTTGGATCCCATGTTTTTGTTCAAACGGGTCTAATTGATTTTTACTCTAATTTGGGTAGAGTCAATTTAGCGAGattagtgtttgatgaaatgcctgaAAGAGATAATTTTGCTTGGGCTGCAATGGTTTCAGCCCATGCCAGCGCTGGTGATTTGGGTTCCGCTAGAAGTTTGTTTGATGAGATGCCTGAAAAAATTACTGCTGCTTGTAATGCTATGATCAATGGGTATGCAAGAGCAGGGGATGTCGGGTCGGCTGAGCAGTTGTTCAAGGAAATGTCAAGGAAGGATCTGATTGCATGGACTACGATGATTAACTGCTACTGTCAGAACAGGAAGTATGAATTAGCTATAGAGGTTTTTTATGACATGAAGAGTAACCTGATTACTCCTGATGAAGTAACAATGACGACTGTTATTTCTGCTTGTGCACATCTTGGCGTTCTAGATCAAGGGAAGGAGATGCATCTTTATGTTATGCAAAATGGTTTTGATCTTGGTGTGCATATCGGGTCTGCATTAATTGACATGTATGCAAAATGCGGGAGTTTGGAGAGATCACTCTTGGTATTCTATAAATTGAGAGAGAAAAACCTTTTCTGTTGGAATTCTGTTATTGATGGATTGGCTCTTCATGGTTATGCGGAAGAAGCATTAGCTCTTTTTAGCAGGATGGTGAAAGAAAAGGTGAAGCCAAATGGTATTACTTTCGTCAGTGTTCTTACAGCTTGTACTCATGCAGGGCTGGCTGAGAAGGGTCGAAAAACTTTTCTAAGTATGACTCAAGAATATGACATCGTTCCTGAAACAGAACACTACGGATGCATGGTTGATCTATTGTGTAAAGCCGGTTTGCTAGAGGAAGCACTAGAGATTATAAGAAGCATGAGAGTAGAGCCAAATGCTGTTATTTGGGGTGCTTTACTTGGTGGCTGCAAGCTTCATAAGAACTTGGAAATTGCTCAAGTTGCTGTCAAAAATTTGAGTGTTTTGGAGCCAAACAACAGTGCCTATTACACCCTCCTAGTAAACATGTATGCTAATGCAAATAGATGGAGTGAAGTCGCCCGTATCAGGGTATTCTTGAGAGAACTAGGAGTAGGAAAAGAATATCCGGGTTCCAGTTGGattgaaatagagaaaaagatCCATCAGTTTGCAGCTTGTGATAATTATCACCATTCTTCACAGGAAATTTATTCCTTACTAGATGGATTAGATGGGCAACTTAAGCTGGCCGGCCAAGTTCAGGAGTTTGAATTTGTTTTCTAA
- the LOC107860460 gene encoding 50S ribosomal protein L7/L12 yields the protein MRCFNRFISHSLLYRRSRTISAYYQTPYLHSQIPHFTIQSFSTSAQESKPAPSERVSSIVNEISGLTLLEVSDLGEVLRKKMGIEEMPVMAMMMPGMGFSAGGMKGKGGAAAGKTEEKAEKTVFDLKLEGGFDAGAKIKIIKEVRSFTDLGLKEAKDLVEKAPTCLKKGVTKEEAEKIIEKMKGVGAKVIME from the coding sequence ATGAGGTGCTTCAATAGATTCATATCTCATTCTCTTCTTTATCGCCGTTCCAGAACCATTTccgcatattatcaaacaccttatctGCATTCCCAAATTCCACATTTCACCATTCAAAGTTTCTCAACATCAGCTCAGGAATCAAAGCCAGCACCATCAGAGAGAGTATCTTCAATAGTCAATGAGATTTCAGGTCTAACGTTGTTAGaagtatcggatttaggtgaagtTCTAAGGAAGAAAATGGGTATTGAAGAGATGCCTGTAATGGCAATGATGATGCCCGGAATGGGATTTAGCGCTGGAGGGATGAAGGGAAAAGGCGGAGCAGCTGCGGGGAAGACGGAGGAGAAAGCGGAGAAGACTGTGTTTGATTTGAAGCTTGAAGGGGGATTTGATGCCGGGGCGAAGATTAAGATTATTAAGGAAGTGAGATCTTTTACTGATTTGGGACTTAAGGAAGCTAAGGATTTGGTGGAAAAGGCTCCAACTTGTTTGAAGAAAGGGGTTACGAAAGAGGAAGCTGAGAAAATTATTGAGAAGATGAAAGGGGTTGGAGCTAAAGTTATTATGGAGTGA
- the LOC107860457 gene encoding folate transporter 1, chloroplastic isoform X2: MLLKMKGLRGLYGGFYPAVLGSTISWGLYFFFYSKAKQRYLRNREELSPGLHLASAAEAGALVCFCTNPIWLVKTRLQLQTPNQIRPYTGFHDALRTIFKDEGWRALYKGLMPSLFLVTHGAIQFTAYEELRKVLVSLKAQENENPLATAADLLDSVDYATLGASSKLVAVLTTYPFQVVRSRLQQRPSTTGVPRYMDSWHVVKETARFEGIRGFYRGITANVLKNAPAASITFIVYENVLNMLKFSRREH, encoded by the exons atgcttttgaagatgaag GGCCTTAGAGGACTTTATGGTGGCTTTTACCCTGCTGTTCTTGGGTCAACTATTTCATGGGGTTTGTATTTTTTCTT TTATAGCAAGGCTAAGCAAAGGTATCTAAGAAACAGAGAGGAGCTGAGTCCAGGCCTTCACCTTGCTTCAGCTGCAGAAGCAGGAGCGCTG GTCTGTTTTTGCACCAACCCTATTTGGCTTGTGAAAACAAGATTGCAACTTCAGACTCCTAATCAGATTCGTCCATACACCGGGTTTCATG ATGCTTTAAGAACCATATTCAAAGATGAAGGATGGAGGGCACTTTACAAGGGGCTTATGCCAAGCCTATTTTTG GTTACACATGGTGCTATTCAGTTCACGGCATATGAGGAACTTCGCAAAGTTCTTGTTAGCTTGAAAGCTCAGGAAAATGAAAATCCTCTTGCTACAGCTGCTGACTTGTTG GATTCAGTTGACTATGCAACACTTGGAGCTTCTTCTAAGCTGGTAGCCGTTCTTACAACATATCCATTTCAG GTTGTGCGATCCCGATTGCAG CAACGACCAAGTACAACTGGAGTTCCGAGATACATGGATAGCTGGCATGTTGTGAAGGAAACTGCAAG GTTTGAGGGCATACGAGGCTTCTACAGAGGTATCACAGCAAACGTGCTGAAAAATGCGCCTGCAGCTTCGATTACGTTCATTGTCTATGAGAATGTCCTAAACATGCTAAAATTTTCTAGGAGAGAGCATTAG
- the LOC107861436 gene encoding UDP-glycosyltransferase 83A1, with protein sequence MVQLIPHIVAMPYPAQGHVLPLMELSLWLVKEGCKITFINTEFNHKRVINSLSENDDVRNKINLVSVPDGLEPHEDRTDLKRLTESLAEVMPGRLEGVIKMINEFDENGVSCVIVDQSMGWALRVAEKLNIRRVAFWPAAAATLASIFSVSKLIDDGIIDHDGSILKTQGIKLSPNMPIMNPSDFIWACFPDKSMNKMIMNVVAENNERVKFADWVICNSAKELEPGAFDMYPQVSPIGPLLASNRLGSAAGNFWPEDSNCLKWLDQQPDNSVIYVAFGSFTILDLTQFQELALGLESSKKRFLWVVREDLILDGGDSAYPKGFKDRVGSRGHIVKWAPQQKVLAHPSIACFLSHCGWNSTVESVSNGVPFLCWPYFADQLFNQSYICDVWKVGLGLNKNEFGVIGKEEIKNKMDKLFGDETFKERALDLQAKVNSSVKKGGTSNKMFGKFIGWIKTQRGAI encoded by the exons atggtGCAATTAATTCCACATATTGTAGCTATGCCTTATCCAGCACAAGGCCATGTTCTTCCCTTAATGGAACTCTCCTTGTGGTTAGTCAAAGAAGGTTGCAAAATCACCTTTATTAACACTGAATTCAATCACAAAAGAGTGATCAATTCATTATCTGAAAACGACGACGTACGCAATAAGATAAACTTAGTTTCAGTCCCAGATGGATTGGAACCTCATGAAGACAGAACAGACCTTAAAAGGTTGACAGAATCACTTGCTGAAGTTATGCCTGGGAGACTTGAGGGAGTTATAAAAATGattaatgagtttgatgaaaatgGAGTTTCATGTGTCATAGTTGATCAGAGTATGGGATGGGCACTAAGAGTTGctgaaaaattaaatattagaAGAGTTGCATTTTGGCCAGCAGCTGCTGCTACACTAGCCTCAATATTTAGCGTCTCAAAACTCATCGATGACGGAATCATAGATCATGATG GGTCTATCTTGAAGACACAAGGGATTAAGCTGTCACCAAACATGCCCATCATGAACCCATCAGACTTTATATGGGCTTGCTTCCCTGataaatcaatgaataaaatGATAATGAATGTAGTAGCAGAAAACAACGAAAGAGTAAAATTCGCAGATTGGGTCATCTGTAACTCCGCAAAGGAGCTGGAGCCTGGAGCATTTGACATGTACCCTCAAGTGTCACCAATAGGACCCCTTTTGGCAAGCAACAGATTAGGATCTGCAGCAGGGAACTTCTGGCCTGAAGACTCGAATTGCCTAAAATGGCTTGATCAGCAGCCAGATAACTCAGTCATTTATGTAGCGTTTGGTAGCTTTACAATCTTGGATTTAACTCAATTCCAGGAGCTGGCACTTGGGCTAGAATCATCCAAAAAACGATTCTTGTGGGTGGTTAGAGAAGATCTAATTTTGGATGGTGGCGATAGTGCTTACCCAAAAGGTTTCAAAGACAGAGTAGGCAGTCGAGGCCATATAGTTAAATGGGCACCTCAACAAAAAGTGCTAGCCCATCCTTCTATTGCATGCTTTTTGAGTCATTGTGGATGGAATTCGACTGTCGAGAGCGTAAGCAACGGTGTGCCTTTCTTGTGCTGGCCTTATTTTGCTGACCAGTTGTTCAATCAGAGTTACATTTGTGATGTTTGGAAAGTTGGATTGGGATTAAACAAAAATGAGTTTGGGGTTATTGgtaaagaagaaatcaagaataagATGGATAAGCTATTTGGTGATGAAACATTTAAAGAAAGGGCTTTAGATCTTCAAGCAAAGGTTAACTCTAGTGTCAAAAAAGGAGGAACTTCTAACAAGATGTTTGGTAAATTTATTGGCTGGATCAAGACTCAAAGAGGTGCAATCTAA